AACGACATAACCGCCCGCGTCAGGGTTGCCCATGGGGTCAGGAAGAACATGGTGATGGCCGTTGTCGACGAGGACAACGACGTCGTTTATTACAAGATCGAGTGGGTAAAGTTCTGATGGGCTTTGCCTCCCTCCAGCGGGTTCCTGCGTGTCAGCGCCCCCGGACCTCCCCGAGGACCGGGAACTCCCTCCTCAGAAGGGCCCACTCCTTCTCCGGGAAGGTGTCCTCCCCGACCACCACGAGAACTATCGTGTTGTTGAGGACGGCGTAGTCCTTTATTATCGTCAGAAACCGGAAGAGGGTTTTGAATCCGACCTCGATGTTTAGGTACTCCATACCGTCGAGGAGGACGGTCTTTGGCCTTTTGTCCCTCCCCATGAAGCTCACGATCAACTGGGTCAGGTACTCGAGCCTGTGGGGATTAATCGTGTTTTTGCCCTCGACCTTGGTCAGCCAGAAGACGGGTATCCTCTCGATACCGAACCTCTCCCTCACGACGTCCTCGGGATAGCGGGATATCACCAGCCCGGCCCTGTCGGTCAGGAGTTCCCTTATGGCTTCGGTGTCATGGTCGAGGCAGAGATACAGGCCGGGGCTTACGTGCCCCGTGGCCTTGCCCTCAAACTCTACCACGTGGTTGACTGCGTGCCCGCGCGAAGGGCCGTGGATGAGGTCAAACCACCCAGCTGCGAACGTGATCAGGCCGCTGGCTATGAGGATGTTCCCCAACGGGCGCCACAGATCTATCCCCGTCCCGTCCCACAGTTCGATCACCAGAAACGCCACGATGCCCGCGGAGATGAGGATAAAGCTGGCCACCACCGCGTCGTAGGCCCTCCTCTTTTCGGGGTACAGGGGGAGAAGCATCCTCCTCCTTTCCATGGTGAGTACAGTCAGTGCGATCATTACTGCCAGACTCAGTATCAAAACTCCGATTGCACAATCCACCGCGGACACCCAACATCGTGGCTAGGCGCTGAGGATTAATATACCTCTCGGTTGGTTCCGGTTTGAACCCATGACCCTTTGCATCCCTATTCTGCAAGAACGAACTTAAATTCCAAAAATGGTTGGATTTTGAAACTTAGGTCATGGAATGGCAATGAACGGCACCAACAAAATTGAGAAAGGAGGGGCCTCACTTCAAGAAGCCGGTCTTCTTTCCGAGGTCCTCGAAGGCATCGATGACGTACTGCAGATCCTCCTTG
This window of the Thermococcus siculi genome carries:
- a CDS encoding DUF835 domain-containing protein, translated to MDCAIGVLILSLAVMIALTVLTMERRRMLLPLYPEKRRAYDAVVASFILISAGIVAFLVIELWDGTGIDLWRPLGNILIASGLITFAAGWFDLIHGPSRGHAVNHVVEFEGKATGHVSPGLYLCLDHDTEAIRELLTDRAGLVISRYPEDVVRERFGIERIPVFWLTKVEGKNTINPHRLEYLTQLIVSFMGRDKRPKTVLLDGMEYLNIEVGFKTLFRFLTIIKDYAVLNNTIVLVVVGEDTFPEKEWALLRREFPVLGEVRGR